A region from the Brachyspira hampsonii genome encodes:
- a CDS encoding thioredoxin fold domain-containing protein — MNKLYIMIFSFILFLSCSNAVKINWESDFDVSVEKSKSENKIIMMDIYTDWCGACKEMDKNVFKNKNVADSSTNFIALKFNPEKMPNGKDILKKYNILGFPTMLFINSDGFILKRIVGYIESDELINEMNSMKERNDRVNTIFKDDNISLDKLDIYLESGYDNEALDMYNKLTEENKIPEDKMARYMSSIALLLLDNDKQDEGMKYFNEIISKYSNYNEVYIAHYYKALDMIINNAQTNEGIKYIENLTNQVPDGIKNEYLDFINYFSSN, encoded by the coding sequence ATGAATAAATTATATATTATGATATTTAGTTTTATTTTGTTTTTGTCATGCTCTAATGCCGTAAAAATAAATTGGGAAAGTGATTTTGATGTATCAGTTGAAAAATCAAAGTCTGAAAATAAAATAATAATGATGGATATATATACGGATTGGTGCGGGGCATGCAAGGAAATGGATAAAAATGTTTTTAAAAATAAAAATGTAGCTGATAGCAGCACAAATTTTATAGCATTAAAATTCAATCCTGAAAAAATGCCTAATGGAAAAGATATACTAAAAAAATATAATATATTAGGTTTTCCTACTATGCTTTTTATTAATAGCGATGGATTTATTTTAAAGAGAATAGTTGGTTATATTGAAAGCGATGAATTAATAAATGAAATGAATAGTATGAAAGAAAGAAATGATAGAGTAAATACCATATTCAAAGATGATAATATTTCATTAGATAAGTTAGATATTTATCTTGAATCAGGTTATGATAATGAAGCTTTGGATATGTATAATAAACTTACAGAAGAAAATAAAATACCTGAAGATAAAATGGCTAGGTATATGTCAAGTATTGCTCTTTTGCTTTTAGATAATGATAAACAAGATGAAGGAATGAAATATTTTAATGAGATAATAAGTAAATACAGCAATTATAATGAAGTTTATATAGCTCATTATTATAAGGCTTTGGATATGATAATTAATAATGCTCAGACAAATGAAGGTATAAAATATATAGAAAATCTCACTAATCAAGTACCAGACGGAATAAAAAATGAATATCTGGACTTTATAAATTATTTTAGTTCCAATTAA